One Capsicum annuum cultivar UCD-10X-F1 chromosome 2, UCD10Xv1.1, whole genome shotgun sequence genomic window carries:
- the LOC107860695 gene encoding anthocyanidin 3-O-glucosyltransferase 2, with product MSKLELVFVPTPAVSHLISVCKFAEKLVNRDERLCATFLIIRPPPPFDASVDAYIKQKSSDSQGSRIRYITLAKAKPPPSDEIGKSIDRYISLYLANCRPLVKEAIISNKRPDSKIIGLVFDMLCSSMIDVANELGFPSYLFLVQSAGFLGFTFYMSIWRDQVGREFNQSDADVKIPIFSHPVPSKVLPSFAFIKEGYDTFCNHAARYKETKGILINTVAEFESHAVNSLASDPELPPVYTVGLLLDAENQKPSTQAAGSRPDLENQKGKGNSTSEDEEIIKWLDQQPTASVLFLCFGTLGVFQPPQLVEMAIALERSGVRFVWSMRLPANAETTKLKEILPEGFLERTKNSGVVCGWAPQTDILAHKATGAFVSHCGWNSIVESIWYGVPIVTWPLYAEQQINAFQLVRDLEVAVELTLDYRMQQSGQPEIVKAEVMEKAIRCIMDSENPQRKRAKDMGEICRKALMEGGSSFISLERFVETILDS from the coding sequence ATGAGCAAATTAGAGCTGGTATTTGTGCCTACTCCAGCCGTTAGTCACCTAATTTCGGTATGCAAGTTTGCAGAGAAGTTGGTTAATAGAGATGAGAGGCTATGTGCAACATTTCTAATTATAAGGCCACCCCCACCATTCGATGCCAGCGTAGATGCCTACATCAAGCAAAAGTCCTCTGATTCCCAGGGCAGTCGAATTAGATATATCACACTTGCCAAAGCCAAACCGCCACCTTCAGATGAAATAGGCAAGTCTATTGATAGGTACATCTCTCTTTATCTAGCAAATTGTCGACCCCTCGTTAAGGAAGCAATTATCAGCAACAAGAGGCCTGATTCGAAAATTATTGGACTAGTCTTTGATATGCTTTGCAGTTCAATGATTGATGTAGCAAATGAACTTGGCTTTCCTTCTTATCTTTTCTTGGTTCAAAGTGCTGGTTTTCTTGGTTTCACGTTTTACATGTCTATTTGGCGTGACCAAGTCGGGAGAGAATTTAACCAATCTGATGCTGATGTAAAGATACCAATCTTTTCTCATCCAGTACCCTCAAAAGTCTTGCCTTCATTTGCATTCATCAAGGAAGGTTACGACACATTCTGCAACCATGCTGCCAGGTACAAAGAAACCAAAGGAATTCTCATCAACACAGTTGCAGAATTCGAAAGTCACGCTGTCAATAGTTTAGCATCTGATCCTGAACTACCTCCAGTGTACACAGTAGGACTTCTTCTTGACGCTGAGAACCAAAAACCTTCAACACAAGCAGCAGGATCTCGTCCTGACCTTGAGAACCAAAAAGGTAAGGGCAATTCTACGTCTGAAGATGAAGAGATCATTAAATGGCTAGACCAGCAGCCAACTGCCTCTGTTCTTTTTCTGTGCTTTGGAACCCTTGGTGTTTTTCAGCCACCACAGCTAGTCGAGATGGCAATTGCACTTGAACGAAGTGGTGTTAGGTTTGTGTGGTCAATGCGTCTCCCTGCAAATGCTGAAACTACAAAATTAAAGGAGATATTGCCAGAAGGGTTCTTGGAGAGGACAAAAAACAGCGGAGTAGTATGTGGATGGGCACCTCAAACCGACATTTTGGCTCACAAAGCCACCGGAGCATTCGTATCTCATTGTGGGTGGAATTCAATTGTTGAGAGTATATGGTATGGAGTTCCAATTGTGACATGGCCCCTTTATGCAGAACAACAAATAAATGCGTTTCAATTGGTGAGAGATCTTGAGGTGGCAGTGGAGCTGACACTGGATTACAGGATGCAGCAGAGTGGTCAGCCCGAAATTGTGAAGGCCGAGGTGATGGAGAAAGCTATAAGATGCATAATGGACAGTGAAAATCCCCAGAGGAAGAGAGCCAAAGACATGGGAGAAATTTGCAGGAAGGCGTTGATGGAGGGTGGATCTTCTTTCATTTCTCTAGAACGATTTGTAGAAACTATTCTTGATTCCTAG
- the LOC107860697 gene encoding structure-specific endonuclease subunit SLX1, with amino-acid sequence MGKRKGMDQKKVRTEEKEVKLEDEQVVGGSSRFFGCYLLTSLSPRFKGHTYIGFTVNPRRRIRQHNGEVKMGAWRTKKKRPWEMILCIYGFPTNVSALQFEWAWQHPVESRAVRQAASSFKTLGGVANKIKLAFTMLTLPQWQSLNLTVNFFSTKYKMHSAGCPSLPEHMTVQVRALDELPCHTGIDRDEYTTNDWDNSEEYEGSSEKLTDGISAGSTYSNSSFCNQEKDGTEENVNEHIDWREEPVERADENSTPDREDPEHSYIIIDSPAKVSSSIQSGSFHTADSKDIHELDDEFDGKLVQQANRLCSTKTHAYHDPLSTKNAGLSSEVVVIDLFTPPCYKVSADGKKRRVSTTCPEIIDLTESPIYVQV; translated from the exons atggggAAAAGGAAGGGGATGGATCAGAAGAAAGTTCGTACAGAAGaaaaggaagtgaaattggaAGATGAACAAGTAGTAGGAGGAAGCAGCAGATTCTTCGGGTGCTACTTGCTTACTTCTCTGTCCCCCAGATTCAAAGGCCACACCTACATCGGATTTACAGTGAACCCACGCCGTAGAATCAGGCAGCACAATGGAGAGGTGAAGATGGGTGCTTGGAGGACCAAGAAGAAACGTCCCTGGGAGATGATCTTATGCATATATGGCTTCCCTACTAATGTTTCTGCCCTCCAG TTTGAGTGGGCGTGGCAGCATCCAGTAGAATCCCGTGCAGTTAGGCAGGCAGCATCATCATTCAAAACTCTTGGAGGAGTTGCTAATAAGATTAAATTGGCATTTACAATGCTTACACTCCCTCAATGGCAAAG CTTAAATCTCACGGTAAATTTCTTCTCCACTAAATACAAGATGCATTCAGCTGGCTGCCCTAGTCTTCCGGAGCACATGACAGTCCAAGTTCGTGCTCTGGATGAACTTCCTTGTCATACAGGAATTGACAGGGATGAGTATACAACCAACGATTGGGACAATAGTGAAGAATATGAGGGAAGCAGTGAGAAATTAACAGATGGAATATCAGCCGGCTCCACATATTCTAACAGTTCTTTTTGTAATCAAGAAAAAGATGGCACCGAAGAAAATGTCAATGAACACATTGATTGGAGAGAAGAACCTGTTGAACGTGCTGATGAAAATAGCACTCCCGACAGAGAGGATCCTGAGCACTCATATATCATCATTGACTCTCCAGCGAAAGTGTCATCTTCAATTCAAAGTGGATCCTTTCATACAGCAGACAGCAAAGACATACACGAATTGGACGATGAATTTGATGGGAAGCTGGTCCAGCAGGCCAACAGGCTGTGTTCAACAAAAACGCATGCCTATCATGATCCATTGTCAACCAAGAATGCTGGTTTGTCTAGTGAAGTTGTGGTTATTGATCTTTTTACTCCTCCATGCTACAAAGTAAGTGCTGACGGCAAAAAAAGAAGAGTTTCTACTACTTGTCCTGAAATAATAGACTTGACAGAATCACCAATTTATGTCCAAGTCTAA